A single region of the Bacillus cereus genome encodes:
- the prli42 gene encoding stressosome-associated protein Prli42, with protein sequence MHKKAQKIMVYIMLISMLVTTLLTGASMFW encoded by the coding sequence ATGCATAAAAAAGCTCAAAAAATTATGGTTTATATAATGCTAATTTCTATGCTTGTAACAACACTACTTACTGGCGCAAGTATGTTTTGGTAA
- a CDS encoding DUF3894 domain-containing protein — protein sequence MYLNPKISYMQFFVGFLFVITFILATFNICSYVVAIVFMALLNLTFVIGAFQQKQYTSFVIALVMAFSFSIVAVVLYIK from the coding sequence ATGTACTTGAATCCGAAAATTTCTTATATGCAGTTTTTTGTGGGTTTTCTATTTGTTATTACATTCATATTGGCAACTTTTAATATATGTTCTTACGTTGTAGCGATTGTATTTATGGCATTACTCAATCTTACTTTTGTTATTGGGGCATTTCAGCAGAAACAATATACAAGCTTTGTAATAGCGCTTGTAATGGCTTTTTCCTTTAGTATTGTAGCAGTTGTACTATATATAAAATAA
- a CDS encoding L,D-transpeptidase, with protein sequence MPYLLSFILCLSLSPIWPLGDNPRTGDPFIIVNKATNKLAYIDDGKIQKVFPVATGKTNELTPEGTFDIVMKAKDPYYIAKDIPGGSPKNPLGSRWMGFNARGTDGSKYGIHGTNQPSSIGKYISQGCIRMKKNDVEYLFDRIPIGTKVWIVKSKKSFQQLAKEKGAIAYEKADTKVGFFFYYKLS encoded by the coding sequence ATGCCGTATCTTCTCTCTTTCATATTATGTCTTTCTTTATCACCGATCTGGCCTCTTGGTGATAATCCGCGTACCGGAGATCCTTTTATTATTGTAAATAAAGCGACGAATAAATTAGCTTATATTGACGATGGGAAAATCCAAAAGGTTTTTCCAGTAGCGACAGGCAAAACGAATGAATTAACCCCAGAAGGAACTTTTGATATTGTAATGAAGGCGAAGGATCCGTACTATATTGCAAAGGATATTCCAGGTGGGTCACCAAAAAATCCACTTGGATCAAGGTGGATGGGATTTAATGCAAGAGGAACTGATGGGAGTAAATATGGAATACATGGAACAAACCAACCTAGTTCAATTGGAAAGTATATTTCACAAGGATGTATAAGAATGAAGAAAAACGATGTGGAATATTTATTTGATCGTATTCCAATTGGAACGAAAGTATGGATTGTGAAATCTAAAAAATCATTTCAGCAATTAGCAAAAGAAAAAGGTGCCATTGCATATGAAAAAGCCGACACAAAAGTTGGCTTTTTCTTTTATTATAAGTTGTCTTGA